From the genome of Vitis riparia cultivar Riparia Gloire de Montpellier isolate 1030 chromosome 2, EGFV_Vit.rip_1.0, whole genome shotgun sequence, one region includes:
- the LOC117926936 gene encoding protein SULFUR DEFICIENCY-INDUCED 2-like, producing the protein MSTFIQSQLNPIILLPSPLTPNLRAPIQKALQFSPTLRTEKMQGSTRSPKKAAQKQEPYHVIHKLPPGDTPYVRAKHLQLVEKDPEAAIALFWEAINVGDRVDSALKDMAVVMKQQNRVDEAIEAIKSFRDRCSKQAQESLDNVLMDLYKKCGKLEEQIELLKQKLRMIYQGEAFNRKPTKTARSHGRKFQVTIQQETSRILGNLGWAYMQQTNYATAEVVYREAQTIDPDANKACNLGLCLIKQARYDEARSVLEDVLHGKFCGSNDPKSRNRAHELLEEVEPWQSEAVFPSTSEVSLEDCFFELMKQSSPSRTRRLPIFEEISPFRDQLAC; encoded by the exons ATGTCCACGTTCATCCAGTCACAACTGAACCCTATAATACTTCTACCTTCCCCTCTCACCCCCAATCTCAGAGCTCCAATCCAAAAGGCTCTTCAGTTTTCACCCACTCTGCGCACAGAGAAAATGCAGGGAAGCACAAGGAGCCCCAAGAAGGCGGCACAGAAGCAAGAGCCTTACCATGTTATTCACAAGCTCCCTCCTGGTGATACTCCTTATGTTCGAGCCAAGCACCTTCag TTAGTTGAGAAGGATCCTGAGGCTGCCATTGCTTTGTTTTGGGAAGCAATAAATGTTGGGGATAGAGTAGATAGTGCCCTCAAAGACATGGCAGTTGTTATGAAGCAACAAAACAGAGTCGACGAAGCAATTGAAGCTATCAAGTCTTTCAGGGACCGCTGCTCAAAGCAAGCTCAGGAATCGTTAGACAATGTTCTCATGGATTTGTACAAG AAATGTGGGAAATTAGAGGAGCAAATTGAGCTGCTGAAGCAGAAACTTCGAATGATCTATCAAGGGGAGGCATTCAATAGAAAGCCCACTAAAACTGCTCGGTCCCATGGAAGAAAGTTTCAGGTCACCATCCAGCAAGAGACGTCCAGGATACTG GGTAATTTGGGTTGGGCCTACATGCAGCAAACCAACTATGCAACAGCTGAAGTGGTATATCGCGAAGCTCAAACGATTGACCCTGATGCCAACAAAGCCTGCAACTTGGGGCTGTGCCTAATCAAGCAAGCACGATACGATGAAGCACGGTCTGTTCTTGAAGATGTATTACATGGTAAATTTTGTGGATCCAATGATCCCAAGTCAAGAAACCGAGCCCATGAATTGCTGGAGGAAGTAGAGCCATGGCAATCTGAAGCGGTGTTTCCAAGCACCTCAGAAGTAAGTTTGGAGGATTGTTTCTTTGAGTTGATGAAGCAATCAAGCCCATCTAGAACAAGGAGACTTCCCATCTTTGAAGAGATCTCTCCATTCAGAGATCAACTGGCCTGTTGA